One Rossellomorea aquimaris DNA window includes the following coding sequences:
- a CDS encoding sugar ABC transporter substrate-binding protein: MKKAASILVLLALIFSLVACQPKVSQEADADSGDKKEATSDHPLANKKIALIMQINLGTFSAQYIEGVKEQVEKFGGKVQVFTSEGDLAKMSSNLDAAINQKFDGILIDHGTMEALQSGVEKAKEQNIPVVVFDADVASEEVTVLEQGDQQMAEQTLTKLSDEIGGKGEIVKIWVAGFAPMERRQVAYQQFLEKNPGIKEVAAFGAATQNTALDTQAQMEAILKQYPNKGDIDAVWAAWDEFAKGAVRAIEAAGRDEIKVYGIDMSDEDLQIIQKDGSPWVASAAVDPKDIGRVQVRFLYQKLGGQETPEKVKLEPVFIEKEALPEETITTDQLHEHVDGWGASEQGYTDELKNLEGSFTE, translated from the coding sequence ATGAAAAAAGCAGCATCAATACTCGTATTACTCGCACTTATTTTCAGTTTAGTGGCTTGTCAGCCAAAGGTATCCCAGGAGGCGGACGCAGACAGTGGAGATAAGAAGGAAGCAACTTCCGATCATCCGTTAGCCAATAAAAAGATCGCACTTATTATGCAAATCAATTTAGGGACCTTTTCCGCTCAATACATAGAAGGTGTCAAAGAGCAGGTGGAAAAGTTCGGAGGAAAGGTTCAAGTATTTACGTCTGAAGGAGACCTGGCAAAAATGTCTTCCAACCTGGATGCGGCCATCAATCAAAAGTTTGATGGGATCCTCATCGATCACGGAACGATGGAAGCGCTGCAATCAGGGGTGGAAAAGGCGAAGGAACAAAACATTCCGGTTGTCGTGTTTGATGCGGATGTTGCTTCAGAAGAGGTGACCGTGCTCGAGCAGGGGGACCAACAAATGGCTGAACAAACCTTGACGAAGCTTTCAGATGAGATTGGCGGCAAGGGGGAGATTGTGAAGATTTGGGTTGCAGGATTTGCCCCGATGGAAAGACGCCAAGTGGCCTATCAGCAATTTTTAGAAAAAAATCCTGGTATTAAAGAGGTGGCGGCCTTTGGAGCGGCTACTCAGAATACAGCACTGGATACACAGGCACAAATGGAGGCGATTCTGAAACAGTATCCGAACAAAGGTGACATCGATGCTGTCTGGGCAGCCTGGGATGAATTTGCAAAAGGTGCCGTCCGGGCAATCGAAGCAGCAGGGAGGGACGAAATCAAAGTCTATGGAATCGACATGAGTGATGAAGACCTGCAAATCATTCAAAAAGATGGAAGCCCGTGGGTTGCTTCAGCAGCAGTTGACCCGAAAGATATCGGCCGCGTGCAGGTCCGTTTCTTATATCAGAAGCTGGGTGGCCAAGAAACGCCTGAAAAAGTAAAGCTTGAGCCGGTCTTTATTGAAAAGGAAGCATTGCCTGAAGAAACGATCACGACCGATCAATTACACGAGCATGTAGATGGATGGGGAGCAAGTGAGCAAGGCTATACAGATGAATTGAAAAACCTTGAAGGATCGTTCACAGAGTAG
- a CDS encoding CTP synthase — translation MTKYIFVTGGVVSSLGKGITAASLGRLLKNRGVSVTIQKFDPYINVDPGTMSPYQHGEVFVTDDGAETDLDLGHYERFVDINLTKYSSVTTGKIYSTVLKKERRGDYLGGTVQVIPHITNEIKERVYRAGRETNSDVVITEIGGTVGDIESLPFLEAIRQIKSDVGRDNVMYIHCTLVPYIKAAGEMKTKPTQHSVKELRSLGIQPNVIVVRTEMPMTQDMKDKIALFCDIDKNAVIEAMDADTLYSVPLALQDQKLDEITCQHLKLNCHEADMTEWNELVDRVKNLSRKTRIALVGKYVELQDAYISVVEALRHAGYQFDSDIEVRWLNSELIDSANVAEKLADVDGILVPGGFGDRGVEGKIAATQYARENKVPFLGICLGMQLASVEYARNVLGLEGAHSAELNPETPYPVIDLLPEQKDIEDLGGTLRLGLYPCKLTKGSKAYAAYDGEVVYERHRHRFEFNNHYREQMEKAGFIFSGTSPDGRLVEIIELSDHPWFVASQFHPEFTSRPTRPQPLFRDFVEASLAYGEK, via the coding sequence ATGACTAAGTATATTTTCGTAACAGGCGGCGTAGTGTCGTCACTAGGGAAAGGGATCACAGCAGCGTCCCTTGGAAGACTATTGAAAAACCGTGGAGTGAGTGTCACGATCCAGAAGTTCGATCCATACATCAACGTGGATCCGGGAACGATGAGTCCCTATCAGCACGGTGAAGTATTCGTAACAGATGATGGTGCGGAAACGGATCTTGACTTAGGTCACTACGAGCGTTTCGTCGACATTAACCTGACGAAATACAGTTCTGTCACAACGGGTAAAATCTATTCAACTGTACTGAAGAAAGAGCGTCGTGGTGATTATCTTGGTGGTACTGTACAAGTTATCCCACACATCACAAACGAAATCAAAGAACGCGTATACCGAGCTGGACGCGAGACGAATTCAGATGTCGTGATCACGGAAATCGGTGGAACAGTCGGGGATATCGAATCTCTGCCATTCCTTGAAGCGATTCGCCAGATCAAGAGCGATGTAGGCCGTGACAATGTGATGTATATCCACTGTACTCTTGTGCCTTACATCAAAGCAGCGGGTGAAATGAAAACAAAACCGACTCAGCATAGCGTAAAAGAGCTTCGCAGTCTTGGTATCCAGCCAAATGTCATCGTCGTGCGTACAGAAATGCCAATGACTCAGGACATGAAAGACAAAATCGCGTTATTCTGTGATATCGATAAAAATGCTGTAATCGAAGCAATGGATGCAGACACGCTGTACTCTGTCCCACTTGCTCTTCAAGATCAAAAGCTTGATGAAATCACATGTCAGCACTTGAAACTTAATTGCCACGAAGCAGACATGACCGAGTGGAATGAACTCGTCGATCGCGTGAAAAACCTGTCTCGTAAAACAAGAATCGCCCTGGTAGGGAAATATGTTGAGTTACAGGATGCGTATATCTCAGTAGTGGAAGCCCTTCGTCACGCCGGCTATCAATTCGATAGCGACATCGAAGTAAGATGGTTGAACTCTGAGCTGATCGACAGCGCAAACGTAGCAGAAAAACTGGCAGATGTAGATGGCATCCTTGTACCAGGCGGCTTCGGTGACCGTGGAGTAGAAGGGAAAATCGCTGCCACTCAATATGCCCGTGAAAACAAGGTACCTTTCCTCGGAATCTGCCTTGGTATGCAATTAGCATCTGTAGAATATGCACGTAATGTTCTTGGGTTGGAAGGGGCTCACTCAGCAGAGTTGAATCCTGAAACGCCATACCCGGTCATCGACCTGTTACCTGAACAAAAGGACATCGAAGATCTTGGTGGAACACTGCGTCTCGGGCTATACCCATGTAAGCTGACAAAAGGTTCAAAAGCCTATGCAGCCTACGATGGAGAAGTGGTATACGAGCGTCACCGCCACCGCTTCGAATTCAACAATCACTACCGTGAGCAAATGGAAAAGGCCGGCTTCATCTTCTCAGGTACAAGCCCTGATGGCCGTCTTGTGGAAATCATCGAGCTAAGCGACCACCCATGGTTCGTCGCGTCTCAATTCCACCCTGAATTCACATCACGTCCGACACGTCCGCAGCCTCTATTCAGAGACTTCGTGGAAGCATCACTTGCGTATGGTGAGAAATAA
- the rpoE gene encoding DNA-directed RNA polymerase subunit delta: protein MSLKQLSKEELRQTSFIELAHEILTEKKKAMPFEDIVKEIKGLLEISEKEVRSRLLQFYTDLNVEGRFIAMGDNSWGLREWYPVDQIEEETVPTMKSSKKKKAKKKDDEDLDLEDFDDLDDEDLDYDDLDDTDDDDDLTDDDDVDDVDDDADEDLDIDEDEEELEIDEFDDVDEDDDDEEDLDEEKDDK from the coding sequence TTGAGTCTTAAGCAGTTATCCAAAGAAGAATTACGTCAAACATCATTCATTGAGTTGGCACATGAGATTTTAACAGAGAAGAAGAAAGCGATGCCTTTCGAAGACATAGTCAAAGAAATTAAAGGTTTGCTTGAAATCTCTGAAAAAGAGGTTCGCAGCCGCTTACTTCAATTTTACACGGATCTTAATGTCGAAGGACGCTTTATTGCCATGGGCGATAACAGTTGGGGATTAAGAGAATGGTATCCGGTGGATCAAATCGAGGAAGAAACGGTTCCAACGATGAAATCCAGCAAAAAGAAAAAAGCGAAGAAGAAAGACGATGAAGATCTGGATCTTGAAGATTTCGATGATCTGGACGATGAAGACCTTGATTATGATGATCTTGATGACACGGACGATGACGATGATCTGACAGATGACGACGATGTAGATGACGTTGACGACGATGCAGATGAAGATCTGGACATCGATGAAGACGAGGAAGAACTTGAAATCGATGAATTCGATGATGTCGATGAAGACGACGACGACGAAGAAGATCTTGATGAGGAAAAGGACGATAAATAA
- the icmF gene encoding fused isobutyryl-CoA mutase/GTPase IcmF — MSTVEIYKPKHHVRFVTASSLFDGHDASINIMRRIIQASGAEVIHLGHNRSVEEVVNAAIQEDVQGIAISSYQGGHVEYFKYMYDLLKERGASHIRIYGGGGGVIIPREIKELHEYGIARIFSPEDGRKHGLQGMINNMIEECDFPTIKGSVNQEVEKLSTGNVNTVSKLISLAEYQVGANEEVAATAQTVFSEIKSLAKKVPVLGITGTGGAGKSSLTDELIRRFINELPEKKIAILSIDPTKQKTGGALLGDRIRMNAIFNPRVYMRSLATRGSKTELSLAIKDAINVVKAAGYDLIVVETSGIGQGDAEIAEICDMSMYVMTSEFGAPSQLEKIDMIDFADLIVINKFERKGSEDARRQVQKQYQRSHLLFDKDLDDMPVYGTIASQFNDPGTNALFAAIVETVNNKMELDWKTSFSKDVDVEKQNVIIPNNRRYYLREIAETVRNYHKKAEEQVNLARRLFQLEGAIEAVNEKETNDGVVTSLQTLKDEVENKLTAESKQILEKWDSLKETYSKDQFITKIRDKEIVTELKTKSLSGLDIPKVALPKYKDYGQILDWVYKENVPGSFPYTAGVFPFKRKGEDPKRQFAGEGTPERTNRRFHYLSKDDDAKRLSTAFDSVTLYGEDPDHRPDIYGKVGESGVSICTLEDMKKLYAGFDLCAPSTSVSMTINGPAPIILAMYMNTAIDQQIRMKEEELDRVLTVEEYIEVKEQTLQVVRGTVQADILKEDQGQNTCIFSTEFALRMMGDIQQYFIDHKVRNYYSVSISGYHIAEAGANPISQLAFTLANGFTYVEYYLSRGMDINAFAPNLSFFFSNGLDPEYTVIGRVARRIWSTVMRDKYGANERSQKLKYHIQTSGRSLHAQEIDFNDIRTTLQALMALQDNCNSLHTNAYDEAITTPTEESVRRAMAIQMIITKEHGLSKNENPLQGSFIAEELTDLVEEMVLTEFDRLNDRGGVLGSMETQYQRGKIQEESMYYEMKKHSGELPIVGVNTYLNPTPPSEEQMDSMELARATKEEKETQIHNLRDFQSQHKDQSEEALTRLKQAAVNGGNIFEELMETVKVASLGQITRALYEVGGQYRRNM, encoded by the coding sequence ATGAGCACGGTTGAGATTTATAAACCAAAGCACCATGTTCGTTTTGTCACGGCTTCTAGTCTGTTTGACGGACATGATGCGTCGATCAACATAATGCGTCGGATTATCCAGGCAAGTGGGGCAGAGGTTATCCATTTAGGTCATAACCGCTCCGTGGAAGAAGTCGTCAATGCTGCGATACAAGAAGATGTACAGGGCATCGCGATTTCGTCCTACCAGGGCGGGCACGTAGAATACTTCAAGTACATGTATGACCTTTTGAAAGAAAGAGGAGCGTCTCATATCCGCATTTACGGCGGAGGTGGGGGCGTTATCATCCCGCGTGAGATCAAGGAGCTGCACGAATACGGGATTGCCCGCATCTTCTCACCTGAAGACGGTCGAAAGCATGGTCTTCAAGGAATGATCAACAACATGATCGAGGAATGTGATTTCCCGACGATCAAGGGAAGCGTGAATCAAGAGGTTGAAAAGCTTTCGACTGGAAATGTGAACACGGTTTCGAAGCTGATTTCACTTGCCGAGTATCAAGTCGGAGCGAATGAAGAAGTGGCGGCGACGGCTCAAACCGTTTTTTCTGAAATAAAGAGCTTAGCGAAGAAAGTTCCTGTACTTGGGATCACCGGAACAGGCGGAGCAGGAAAGAGTTCCTTGACGGATGAGCTGATCCGCCGTTTCATCAACGAGCTTCCTGAAAAGAAGATCGCGATACTATCCATCGATCCTACGAAACAAAAAACAGGCGGAGCCCTTCTTGGGGACCGCATTCGAATGAATGCCATCTTCAATCCTCGCGTCTATATGCGAAGCCTTGCTACCCGTGGGTCGAAAACAGAGCTTTCACTGGCCATCAAGGATGCCATCAATGTTGTCAAAGCGGCAGGCTATGATCTGATCGTCGTTGAAACGAGCGGGATCGGGCAAGGGGATGCGGAAATCGCTGAAATCTGTGATATGTCCATGTATGTCATGACAAGTGAGTTCGGTGCTCCGTCCCAACTTGAGAAAATCGATATGATTGATTTTGCCGACCTTATCGTCATCAATAAATTTGAGCGCAAAGGCTCTGAAGATGCGAGGCGCCAGGTGCAGAAGCAGTATCAGCGCAGCCACTTGCTTTTTGATAAAGACTTAGATGACATGCCGGTGTACGGAACGATTGCCAGTCAGTTCAACGATCCAGGTACGAATGCCTTGTTCGCAGCGATCGTCGAAACCGTGAACAATAAAATGGAACTGGATTGGAAAACAAGCTTCTCCAAAGACGTGGATGTGGAAAAGCAAAACGTCATCATTCCAAACAATCGCCGTTATTATCTTCGTGAGATTGCGGAAACGGTCCGTAACTATCACAAAAAAGCCGAGGAGCAGGTGAACCTCGCCCGCAGATTGTTCCAATTGGAAGGGGCAATCGAAGCCGTTAACGAAAAGGAAACGAATGATGGGGTAGTAACATCCCTTCAGACGTTGAAAGATGAAGTCGAAAACAAGTTAACAGCAGAGTCAAAACAGATTTTAGAGAAATGGGACTCTTTAAAAGAAACCTACAGCAAAGATCAATTCATCACAAAAATCCGTGATAAAGAAATCGTCACTGAATTAAAGACAAAGAGCTTATCCGGCCTCGATATTCCGAAAGTGGCCCTTCCAAAATACAAAGACTACGGCCAGATTCTGGATTGGGTATACAAAGAGAATGTTCCAGGTTCCTTCCCATACACAGCAGGAGTGTTTCCTTTTAAACGAAAAGGGGAAGATCCGAAGCGTCAGTTTGCCGGTGAAGGGACTCCTGAACGGACGAACCGCCGCTTCCATTATCTATCCAAGGATGATGATGCGAAACGCCTGAGTACAGCCTTTGACTCCGTTACATTATACGGTGAAGATCCGGATCACCGTCCTGACATTTACGGAAAAGTCGGGGAGAGCGGAGTGAGCATCTGTACACTTGAAGACATGAAGAAGCTGTATGCCGGCTTTGATCTGTGTGCGCCTTCTACGTCGGTATCCATGACGATCAATGGTCCGGCACCGATCATCCTTGCCATGTATATGAATACGGCGATCGATCAGCAGATCCGCATGAAAGAAGAAGAGCTTGACCGTGTATTGACGGTGGAAGAATATATTGAAGTGAAAGAACAAACCCTTCAAGTCGTCCGTGGTACAGTGCAGGCTGATATTTTAAAAGAAGATCAAGGACAAAATACTTGTATCTTCTCGACTGAATTTGCCCTTCGCATGATGGGTGACATCCAGCAGTACTTCATCGATCATAAAGTACGAAACTATTACTCTGTATCGATTTCCGGCTACCACATTGCCGAAGCGGGAGCCAATCCGATTTCACAGCTTGCCTTCACATTGGCGAACGGGTTCACTTACGTTGAATACTATTTAAGTCGCGGAATGGACATCAATGCCTTTGCACCGAACTTATCGTTTTTCTTCTCGAATGGCCTGGATCCCGAGTATACAGTGATCGGCCGTGTGGCACGCCGCATTTGGTCAACGGTGATGCGTGATAAATACGGTGCCAATGAGAGAAGTCAAAAGTTGAAGTATCATATTCAAACATCAGGTCGTTCTCTTCATGCCCAGGAAATTGACTTTAACGATATCCGTACTACGCTTCAAGCCTTGATGGCCCTGCAGGATAACTGTAACTCCCTGCATACCAATGCCTATGATGAAGCTATCACGACACCAACGGAGGAATCCGTCCGCCGTGCCATGGCGATCCAGATGATCATCACGAAAGAACACGGATTATCGAAAAATGAAAATCCGCTTCAAGGATCATTCATCGCAGAAGAGCTGACCGATCTAGTGGAGGAAATGGTTCTGACAGAATTTGATCGCCTGAATGATCGAGGCGGCGTACTTGGATCGATGGAAACCCAGTATCAACGAGGCAAAATCCAAGAGGAATCCATGTACTACGAAATGAAAAAGCATTCAGGGGAACTTCCGATCGTGGGAGTGAACACGTACCTGAATCCAACTCCACCTTCAGAAGAACAAATGGACAGCATGGAACTTGCACGTGCAACGAAGGAAGAAAAAGAAACACAAATTCATAACCTGCGAGACTTCCAATCACAACACAAAGATCAATCCGAAGAAGCACTGACCCGCTTAAAGCAAGCAGCAGTGAACGGAGGAAACATCTTTGAAGAACTAATGGAAACGGTGAAAGTAGCCAGTCTCGGCCAAATCACACGCGCCCTCTACGAAGTTGGCGGACAATACCGTCGTAACATGTAA
- a CDS encoding TetR/AcrR family transcriptional regulator, with product MNKKREVHASVKDERLVEKRRDQMIRGAVSLFKQKGFHRTTTREIAKAAGFSIGTLYEYIRTKEDVLYLVCDSIYEQVRLELEELDVGKGTLESLRLGIAHYFKVMDRMQDEVLVMYQEAKSLSKDALPYVLRKELEMVGMVEDLIIGCVESGKLELDKDQIHMLAQNVFVQGQMWGFRRWALQKRFTLDEYINLQIELTFAGVIGFEKQGRTGGVI from the coding sequence TTGAATAAGAAGAGGGAAGTCCATGCTTCGGTTAAAGATGAGCGTTTGGTAGAAAAGCGGCGTGATCAGATGATTCGCGGAGCCGTCTCTCTATTTAAACAAAAGGGGTTTCATCGCACCACGACAAGAGAGATCGCAAAGGCCGCCGGATTCAGTATCGGAACGTTATATGAATATATTCGAACAAAGGAAGATGTCTTGTATTTAGTGTGTGACAGCATCTATGAGCAGGTTCGGTTGGAGCTTGAGGAGCTGGATGTCGGAAAAGGGACATTGGAGAGCTTAAGGCTCGGCATCGCTCATTATTTTAAAGTGATGGACCGGATGCAGGATGAAGTCCTCGTCATGTATCAGGAGGCGAAATCTTTATCGAAGGACGCCCTTCCATATGTACTGCGTAAAGAACTTGAAATGGTGGGGATGGTGGAAGACCTCATCATAGGCTGTGTCGAGAGTGGAAAGCTTGAGCTTGATAAAGATCAGATCCATATGCTGGCTCAAAATGTATTCGTCCAGGGACAGATGTGGGGATTCCGTCGTTGGGCACTTCAGAAGCGGTTTACACTCGATGAGTACATCAATCTTCAAATCGAACTCACTTTTGCAGGCGTCATAGGGTTTGAAAAACAAGGGAGAACAGGGGGAGTAATATGA
- a CDS encoding acyl-CoA dehydrogenase, producing the protein MNFKLSEEHEMIRKMVRYFARNEVAPTAAERDEEERFDMDLFKKMAELGLTGIPWPEEYGGIGSDYLAYCIAVEELSRVCASTGVTLSAHTSLAGWPVYKFGTEEQKQKYLRPMAQGEKIGAYGLTEPGSGSDAGGMKTTARLEGDHYVLNGSKIFITNGGIADTYIVFALTDPSQRQRGTSAFIVEKEFEGFSVGKKEKKLGIRSSPTTEIVFEDCKVPKENMLGSEGDGFKIAMMTLDGGRNGIAAQAVGIAQGALDASVEYAKEREQFGKPIAANQGISFKIADMATSIEASRLLTYQAAWLESEGLPYGKESAMSKLMAGDTAMKVTTEAVQIFGGYGYTKDYPVERYMRDAKITQIYEGTQEIQRLVISRMVTK; encoded by the coding sequence ATGAATTTTAAGTTATCGGAAGAGCATGAAATGATACGTAAGATGGTGCGTTATTTTGCGCGGAATGAGGTGGCACCGACTGCTGCCGAACGTGATGAGGAAGAGCGCTTTGATATGGATTTGTTTAAGAAGATGGCTGAGCTTGGGCTGACTGGGATTCCTTGGCCGGAAGAGTACGGTGGAATCGGGAGCGACTACCTGGCATACTGTATCGCCGTTGAAGAGCTGTCAAGAGTGTGTGCGTCTACGGGAGTGACTCTTTCCGCTCATACGTCTTTAGCAGGATGGCCTGTATATAAATTCGGTACAGAAGAGCAAAAGCAGAAGTACCTTCGTCCAATGGCACAAGGTGAAAAAATCGGGGCTTATGGTCTGACTGAGCCGGGTTCAGGATCTGATGCAGGCGGTATGAAAACGACGGCTCGTTTAGAAGGTGATCACTACGTACTGAACGGCTCTAAAATTTTCATCACGAACGGTGGAATCGCCGATACGTACATCGTATTTGCTTTGACAGATCCTTCTCAGCGTCAGCGTGGAACGAGTGCGTTCATCGTAGAGAAAGAATTTGAAGGATTCTCTGTAGGGAAGAAAGAGAAGAAGCTGGGGATCCGTTCATCTCCGACGACTGAGATTGTGTTTGAAGATTGTAAGGTACCGAAAGAAAACATGCTTGGTAGCGAAGGCGATGGATTCAAGATTGCCATGATGACACTTGATGGCGGCCGTAACGGAATTGCTGCTCAAGCGGTCGGGATAGCACAAGGAGCCCTTGATGCGTCTGTCGAGTATGCAAAAGAGCGTGAGCAATTCGGGAAGCCGATTGCAGCGAACCAAGGAATTTCATTCAAAATCGCCGATATGGCGACGTCCATCGAAGCGTCACGTCTATTAACCTATCAAGCTGCCTGGTTAGAGTCGGAAGGTCTTCCGTACGGAAAAGAATCGGCGATGTCGAAGTTGATGGCCGGGGATACAGCGATGAAAGTGACAACGGAAGCGGTTCAGATATTTGGTGGATATGGTTATACAAAAGACTATCCGGTAGAGCGTTATATGCGTGATGCGAAGATTACGCAGATCTATGAGGGGACGCAGGAGATTCAGAGGTTGGTTATTTCGCGGATGGTGACGAAGTAG
- a CDS encoding acyl-CoA dehydrogenase: MELRFTEEQQMMRKMVRDFAETEIQPFIEKMEEGQFPREILNKMAELGLMGITIPEKYGGSEMDFTSYIIAIHELSKVSATIGVILSVHTSVGTNPILYFGNEDQKQKYLPKLATGEYLGAFCLTEPSAGSDAKSLKTKADKRDDHYVLNGSKVFITNGGEADTYIVFAATDPSKGSRGVSAFIVEKDTPGLVIGKDEHKMGLHGSRTVQLTFEDMKVPAENLLGQEGEGFKIAMANLDVGRIGIAAQALGIAEAAFDYSTAYAKERVQFGKPIAAQQGIGFKLADMATAVEGSKLLVYRAANLRSNNISCGKEASMAKLFASKTAVEVSTEAIQVYGGYGYTKEYPVERLFRDAKVTEIYEGTSEIQRMVIGKNLLV, encoded by the coding sequence ATGGAGTTACGATTCACGGAAGAGCAGCAGATGATGAGAAAGATGGTACGGGATTTTGCCGAAACGGAAATCCAGCCGTTTATCGAGAAGATGGAAGAAGGGCAATTCCCGAGAGAGATATTGAATAAAATGGCGGAACTTGGACTGATGGGAATCACGATTCCTGAGAAATACGGCGGCTCGGAAATGGATTTCACATCCTATATCATTGCCATTCATGAGCTGTCCAAAGTAAGCGCAACCATCGGGGTGATCCTGTCTGTGCATACTTCAGTAGGAACAAATCCGATTCTTTATTTCGGAAACGAAGATCAGAAACAAAAGTACCTTCCTAAGCTTGCGACCGGGGAATATTTAGGCGCTTTCTGTCTAACGGAACCTAGTGCAGGTTCGGATGCGAAAAGCTTGAAAACGAAAGCCGATAAACGTGACGATCACTACGTTTTAAACGGATCAAAAGTCTTTATTACTAATGGTGGCGAAGCGGATACGTATATCGTCTTTGCCGCAACGGACCCTTCGAAAGGGAGCCGGGGGGTATCAGCCTTCATCGTAGAGAAAGATACACCGGGTCTTGTCATTGGAAAAGACGAACATAAAATGGGCCTCCACGGTTCGAGAACGGTTCAGTTGACCTTTGAAGATATGAAAGTCCCTGCTGAAAACCTTCTTGGTCAAGAAGGGGAAGGCTTCAAGATCGCCATGGCGAATCTCGATGTCGGCCGGATCGGGATTGCAGCACAGGCATTGGGAATCGCTGAAGCGGCATTCGACTATTCAACCGCTTATGCCAAAGAGCGCGTACAATTCGGTAAGCCGATTGCAGCCCAACAGGGAATCGGATTCAAGCTGGCTGATATGGCGACGGCTGTTGAAGGATCGAAGCTGCTGGTGTACCGCGCTGCCAATCTTCGTTCGAACAATATCTCTTGTGGAAAAGAAGCCAGTATGGCAAAGCTCTTTGCTTCGAAAACAGCGGTAGAAGTCTCAACGGAAGCCATTCAGGTTTACGGAGGTTACGGCTATACGAAGGAATATCCGGTTGAGCGTTTGTTCCGTGATGCGAAGGTGACGGAGATTTATGAGGGTACGAGTGAGATTCAGAGAATGGTGATCGGGAAGAATTTGCTGGTTTAG
- a CDS encoding 3-hydroxybutyryl-CoA dehydrogenase, translating into MNIKKVMVIGAGQMGSGIAQVCAQAGFDVYLNDLKAEFVQKGIGVITKNLTRSVEKGRMSEDDKTATVNRLTASTDIHDAKQVDLVIEAAVENMDIKTKIFAQLDEITPEHTILASNTSSLPITEIAAATKRPQQVIGMHFMNPVPVMKLVEIIRGLATTDEVYQVIEDMTKSLHKVPVEVEDFPGFVSNRILMPMINEAIYTLYEGVASKEAIDEVMKLGMNHPMGPLTLADFIGLDTCLYIMETLHEGFGDDKYRPCPLLRKYVKAGWLGRKTGRGFYSYE; encoded by the coding sequence ATGAACATCAAAAAAGTAATGGTCATCGGGGCAGGACAAATGGGATCAGGAATCGCTCAAGTGTGTGCGCAGGCGGGATTCGACGTCTACCTGAACGATCTGAAAGCAGAATTTGTACAAAAGGGAATCGGCGTGATCACAAAGAACCTGACGCGCTCAGTTGAAAAAGGAAGAATGTCAGAAGACGATAAAACAGCCACAGTGAACCGTTTAACGGCTTCAACCGATATTCATGACGCGAAACAAGTAGACCTTGTCATCGAGGCAGCGGTTGAAAACATGGATATCAAAACGAAAATCTTTGCTCAACTGGATGAAATTACTCCGGAGCACACGATCCTTGCTTCTAACACTTCTTCACTCCCGATTACAGAAATCGCTGCAGCGACGAAGCGTCCCCAGCAAGTGATAGGAATGCATTTTATGAACCCGGTACCGGTCATGAAGTTGGTTGAAATCATCCGTGGCCTTGCAACAACGGATGAAGTGTATCAAGTGATCGAAGACATGACGAAATCCCTCCACAAAGTTCCGGTTGAAGTAGAGGATTTTCCCGGGTTCGTCTCCAATCGTATCCTTATGCCGATGATCAACGAAGCGATCTACACGCTGTATGAAGGGGTTGCGAGTAAAGAGGCGATCGATGAAGTGATGAAGCTCGGTATGAATCATCCAATGGGTCCTCTGACTCTTGCAGACTTCATCGGACTTGATACATGCCTATACATCATGGAAACACTGCACGAAGGCTTCGGTGATGACAAATATCGCCCATGCCCGCTACTTAGAAAATATGTAAAAGCAGGCTGGTTGGGACGTAAAACAGGCCGCGGTTTCTATTCATACGAGTAA